A genomic stretch from Neomonachus schauinslandi chromosome 16, ASM220157v2, whole genome shotgun sequence includes:
- the NPHS1 gene encoding nephrin → MALRTPIRAPLLLMGLLTAGLAQLPLPASAPRGFWALPENLTVVEGATAELQCGVSAPGSVVQWAKDGLLLGPDPRISSFPRYRLEGDPTRGEFHLHIEACDLSDDAEYECQVGRSETGPELVSPRVILSILVPPKVLQLTPEAGSTVTWVAGQEYVVSCVSGDAKPAPDITFFQSGQTISDISANVNAGSQEKLFTTEATARVTPQSSDNGQLLVCEGSSPALDTPIRVSVTMNVLFPPGPPVIEWPGLDEGHVRAGQSLELLCVARGGNPPATLQWLKNGQSMSTAWGTEHAEAVARSTLVMIVRPEDHGARLSCEAHNSVSTGIQERGVTLQVTFPPSAITILGSASQPENKNVTLSCITKSSRPRVLLRWWLGWRQLVPTEEMVMDGLHGGHVSLSNLTFLVRREDNGLTLTCEAFSEAFAKETFKKSLTLNVKYPAQKLWIEGPPEGKRLRAGTQVRLLCLAIGGNPDPSLTWLKDSRMVTEPRPPQEPRRVQLGSLEKSGSTFSRELVLIMGPSDNQAKFTCKAGQLSASTQLVVQFPPTNVTILANATALRPGDALNLTCISVSSNPPVNLSWDKEGERLESVATPPRSAPFKGSAAARSVLLRMSSRDHGHQVTCRAHSPELRETMSAFYRLNVLYPPEFLGEQVLVVTAVEQGEALLPVSVSANPAPEAFNWTFRGYRLSPAGGPRHRILSGGALQLWNVTRADDGLYQLHCQNSEGTAETLVRLDVHYAPTIRALQDPTEVNIGGSVDIVCTVDANPILPGMFNWERLGEEEEDQSLDDMEKMSKGATGRLRIHHAKLAQAGAYQCIVDNGVAPPARGLVRLVVRFAPQVEHPTPLTKVAAAGDSTSSATLHCRARGVPNIVFTWTKNGVPLDLQDARYTEHTYHQGGVHSSLLTIANVSAAQDYALFTCTATNPLGSDHTNIQLVSISRPDPPSGLKVVSMTPYSVGLEWKPGFDGGLPQRFQIRYEALGTPGFFYVDVLPPEATTFTLTGLQPSTRYRVWLLASNALGDSGLTHKGSQIPITTPGLDQPSGEPDYQLPTEQPAEPTGLPLLPVLFAAGGLLLLSNISCVGGFLWQRRLRRLAKGITEKTEAGSEEDRVKNEYEDSQWTGDRDTQSSTVSTTDVEPYYHSMKNFSPQLPPTLEEVSYPGGFTHLEEEDMAFPGHLYDEMERLYAPPGAWGPLYDEVPMGPCDPCWPEEIYEDTRGIYDRVAEDLDPMEPDFLPFELRGHLV, encoded by the exons gcctggcccagtTGCCGCTCCCTGCCTCAGCCCCGCGAGGCTTCTGGGCTCTGCCTGAAAACTTGACGGTGGTGGAGGGGGCCACTGCTGAGCTGCAGTGTGGGGTCAGCGCCCCTGGCAGTGTGGTCCAATGGGCCAAGGATGGGCTACTCCTGGGCCCAGATCCTAGGATCTCCAGCTTCCCGAGGTACCGCCTGGAAGGGGACCCTACTAGAG GTGAATTCCACCTGCATATTGAAGCGTGTGACCTGAGTGACGATGCAGAGTATGAGTGCCAGGTCGGCCGCTCAGAGACAGGCCCTGAGCTTGTGTCTCCCAGAGTGATCCTCTCCATCCTGG TGCCCCCCAAGGTGCTTCAGCTGACCCCCGAAGCAGGGAGCACAGTCACGTGGGTAGCTGGGCAAGAGTATGTGGTCAGCTGTGTATCTGGGGATGCAAAGCCAGCACCTGACATCACCTTCTTCCAGA GTGGACAAACAATTTCTGACATCTCTGCTAATGTAAATGCGGGGTCCCAGGAGAAACTCTTCACCACAGAGGCCACAGCCAG GGTGACACCCCAGAGCTCAGATAATGGGCAGCTCCTGGTCTGTGAGGGGTCCAGCCCAGCCTTGGACACTCCCATCCGGGTCTCAGTCACCATGAATGTTCTGT TCCCCCCAGGACCCCCTGTCATTGAGTGGCCAGGCCTGGACGAGGGGCATGTGCGGGCAGGACAGAGCTTGGAGCTGCTGTGTGTGGCCCGAGGGGGGAATCCGCCAGCCACACTGCAGTGGCTGAAG AATGGCCAGTCCATGTCCACAGCGTGGGGCACAGAGCATGCTGAGGCAGTGGCCCGAAGCACGCTAGTGATGATTGTGCGACCGGAAGACCATGGGGCGAGGCTCAGCTGTGAGGCCCACAACAGCGTATCTACAGGGATCCAGGAACGCGGGGTCACGCTGCAGGTCACCT TTCCCCCCAGCGCCATTACCATCTTGGGATCTGCATCCCAGCCTGAGAACAAGAACGTTACACTCTCCTGCATCACCAAGTCCAGTCGCCCACGGGTCCTGTTACGATGGTGGCTGGGTTGGCGGCAGCTGGTGCCTACAGAAGAGATGGTCATGGAT GGCCTGCACGGTGGCCACGTCTCCTTGTCCAACCTGACGTTCCTGGTCCGGCGAGAGGACAATGGTCTGACTCTCACATGTGAGGCCTTCAGTGAGGCCTTTGCCAAGGAGACTTTCAAGAAGTCACTCACCCTGAATGTGAAAT ATCCTGCCCAGAAGTTGTGGATAGAGGGCCCCCCAGAGGGAAAACGGCTCCGGGCTGGGACTCAAGTGAGGCTCCTGTGTTTGGCCATTGGGGGCAACCCAGACCCCTCTCTTACCTGGCTCAAG GACTCCCGGATGGTAACGGAACCGCGGCCACCCCAGGAGCCGCGGCGGGTGCAGCTGGGAAGTCTGGAGAAGTCAGGGAGCACGTTCTCCCGAGAGCTTGTACTGATCATGGGTCCATCAGACAACCAGGCCAAGTTCACGTGCAAGGCGGGTCAGCTCAGCGCATCCACGCAGCTTGTGGTGCAGT TTCCCCCAACAAACGTGACGATCCTGGCCAACGCGACGGCTCTGCGCCCAGGGGATGCATTAAACTTGACTTGCATCAGCGTTAGCAGCAACCCTCCTGTCAACTTGTCGTgggacaaggagggggagag GCTGGAAAGCGTGGCCACACCACCCCGTAGTGCCCCATTCAAAGGCTCTGCAGCAGCCAGGAGCGTCCTTCTGAGAATGTCATCCCGAGACCATGGCCACCAAGTGACCTGCCGAGCCCACAGCCCTGAGCTCCGGGAAACCATGAGCGCCTTCTACCGCCTCAATGTGCTGT ACCCTCCAGAGTTCCTAGGGGAGCAGGTGCTTGTGGTGACCGCCGTGGAGCAGGGTGAGGCACTGCTGCCAGTGTCTGTATCTGCCAACCCTGCCCCGGAGGCATTCAACTGGACCTTCCGCGGCTACCGCCTCAGCCCAG CTGGCGGCCCTCGGCATCGCATCCTGTCTGGTGGAGCCCTGCAGCTATGGAATGTGACCCGCGCTGACGATGGCCTGTATCAGCTGCATTGCCAGAACTCAGAGGGCACCGCTGAAACTCTAGTGCGGCTGGATGTACACT ATGCTCCCACTATCCGAGCTCTCCAGGACCCAACTGAAGTGAATATTGGGGGTTCTGTGGACATAGTCTGCACTGTTGATGCCAATCCCATCCTTCCAGGGATGTTCAACTGGGAGAGGCTG ggagaagaggaggaggaccagAGCCTGGATGACATGGAGAAGATGTCAAAGGGAGCCACAGGGCGTCTTCGAATTCACCATGCCAAACTGGCCCAGGCTGGTGCTTACCAGTGCATTGTGGACAATGGAGTGGCACCTCCAGCCCGAGGACTGGTCCGACTTGTTGTCAGAT TTGCCCCCCAGGTGGAGCACCCCACTCCCCTAACTAAGGTGGCTGCAGCTGGAGATAGCACCAGTTCTGCCACCCTCCACTGTCGTGCCCGAGGCGTCCCCAACATCGTGTTCACTTGGACTAAAAATGGAGTCCCTCTGGATCTCCAGGATGCCAG GTACACAGAGCACACATACCACCAGGGTGGGGTCCACAGCAGTCTCCTGACCATTGCCAACGTGTCTGCAGCCCAGGATTACGCCCTCTTCACGTGCACAGCCACCAACCCCCTTGGCTCAGATCACACCAACATTCAACTCGTCAGCATCA GTCGCCCGGATCCCCCATCAGGATTAAAGGTTGTGAGCATGACTCCGTATTCCGTGGGGTTGGAATGGAAACCTGGCTTTGATGGGGGTTTGCCACAGAGGTTCCAAATCAG ATATGAGGCACTGGGGACACCAGGGTTCTTCTACGTGGATGTCCTACCACCTGAAGCCACCACCTTCACACTGACTGGGCTGCAGCCCTCTACACGATACAGAGTCTGGCTGCTGGCCAGCAATGCCCTGGGGGACAGCGGACTAACTCACAAGGGGTCCCAGATCCCTATCACTACCCCAG GTCTAGACCAGCCTTCTGGAGAACCTGACTACCAGCTGCCCACAGAGCAGCCTGCAG AACCCACAGGGCTGCCCCTGCTGCCTGTGCTGTTTGCTGCTGGGGGTCTTTTGCTGCTTTCTAACATCTCCTGTGTTGGGGGATTCCTCTGGCAGCGGAGACTGAGGCGTCTTGCTAAAG GCAtcacagagaagacagaagcagg GTCGGAGGAGGACCGAGTCAAGAATGAGTATGAGGACAGCCAGTGGACTGGAGACAGAGACACTCAAAGCTCCACG GTTAGCACAACGGATGTAGAACCATATTACCACTCCATGAAGAACTTCAGCCCCCAGCTGCCACCAACACTGGAGGAGGTGTCTTATCCCGGAG GTTTCACACATCTTGAAGAGGAGGATATGGCTTTTCCTGGACACCTGTATGATGAGATGGAAAGACTGTATGCCCCACCTGGAGCCTGGGGACCCCTCTACGATGAAGTACCGATG GGCCCCTGTGACCCCTGCTGGCCTGAGGAGATATATGAGGATACAAGAGGAATCTATGATCGGGTGGCAGAAGACTTGGACCCTATGGAACCTGATTTTCTACCCTTTGAGCTGAGGGGACATCTGGTGTGA